One genomic segment of Nonomuraea coxensis DSM 45129 includes these proteins:
- a CDS encoding cupin domain-containing protein: MTPLFPGGTAVSDLRVYDWECQDGVHGGTPHLHTVSTEAYVVTEGRGEVHTLSAAGFARDRLEAGSVLWFSPGTVHRLVNEEGLRLVVVMQNAGLPEAGDAVLTFPEEVLRDREAYLAAATLPAGGTEAERAAAARARRDLAITGFRRLLDDVGRRGGAALAELHRLAADLVRPRVEGWTALWDETVAAETERTRAQLAALAAGDPAHLGQATVVRATPRPGPRAFGMCGRLRTWTPAQD, translated from the coding sequence GTGACCCCCCTCTTCCCCGGCGGCACGGCGGTCAGCGACCTGCGCGTCTACGACTGGGAGTGCCAGGACGGCGTCCACGGCGGCACCCCGCACCTGCACACCGTCTCCACCGAGGCGTACGTCGTGACCGAGGGGCGCGGCGAGGTCCACACGCTGAGCGCCGCCGGCTTCGCCAGGGACCGGCTGGAGGCGGGCTCGGTGCTGTGGTTCTCCCCCGGCACCGTCCACCGGCTGGTCAACGAGGAGGGGCTGCGGCTGGTGGTGGTCATGCAGAACGCCGGGCTGCCCGAGGCCGGGGACGCCGTCCTGACCTTTCCCGAGGAGGTGCTGCGCGACCGCGAGGCGTACCTGGCCGCCGCCACGCTTCCGGCCGGGGGGACGGAGGCCGAGCGGGCCGCCGCCGCCCGCGCCCGGCGGGACCTCGCGATCACCGGCTTCCGCCGGCTCCTCGACGACGTCGGGCGGCGGGGCGGCGCGGCGCTGGCGGAGCTGCACCGGCTCGCCGCGGACCTCGTCCGGCCCCGGGTGGAGGGGTGGACGGCGCTGTGGGACGAGACGGTGGCGGCCGAGACCGAGCGCACCCGCGCCCAGCTCGCCGCCCTCGCCGCCGGCGACCCCGCCCACCTCGGCCAGGCCACCGTCGTCCGCGCCACCCCCCGCCCCGGCCCCCGCGCCTTCGGCATGTGCGGCCGCCTCAGAACCTGGACCCCCGCCCAGGACTGA
- a CDS encoding PmoA family protein, whose amino-acid sequence MTDRELGVRDEGTALAVTAGEVEIARYVHRPDAPDAEAPKPYLHPLRALSGAPLSSYRPWDHRWHKGLQMTWAHLSGQNFWGGPSFSAERGYQWQDNLGHMRHVDFAAVSADGDRVTVEETLHWITAAGEHWITERRRLAFHGVDARRGLWALDFATELRNVRGATLDFGSPTTHGRPLAGYAGFCWRGPRSFTGGTILAAGGRGGEEMMGEQADWLALAGQHDEIDGGATVLVIAGRSSAAVPIKWFVRREPFAVISPSPSFDEEIALAPGGTLELAHRHVFVDRVCERAELDELGEEFAL is encoded by the coding sequence GTGACTGACCGCGAGCTCGGCGTCCGCGACGAGGGCACGGCCCTCGCCGTCACCGCCGGCGAGGTGGAGATCGCCCGCTACGTCCACCGGCCGGACGCCCCCGACGCCGAGGCGCCCAAGCCCTACCTGCATCCGCTGCGCGCTCTGAGCGGGGCGCCGCTGTCGTCCTACCGGCCCTGGGACCACCGCTGGCACAAGGGCCTGCAGATGACCTGGGCCCACCTGTCCGGCCAGAACTTCTGGGGCGGCCCCTCGTTCTCGGCGGAGCGCGGCTACCAGTGGCAGGACAACCTGGGGCACATGCGCCACGTGGACTTCGCCGCCGTCTCCGCCGACGGCGACCGGGTCACGGTCGAGGAGACCCTGCACTGGATCACCGCGGCCGGCGAGCACTGGATCACCGAGCGGCGGCGGCTCGCCTTCCACGGAGTGGACGCCCGGCGCGGCCTCTGGGCGCTGGACTTCGCCACCGAGCTGCGCAACGTGCGCGGCGCCACCCTGGACTTCGGCAGCCCCACCACGCACGGCCGACCCCTCGCCGGGTACGCGGGCTTCTGCTGGCGCGGCCCCCGCTCCTTCACCGGCGGCACGATCCTCGCCGCCGGCGGGCGCGGCGGCGAGGAGATGATGGGCGAGCAGGCCGACTGGCTGGCGCTCGCCGGGCAGCACGACGAGATCGACGGCGGCGCCACCGTGCTGGTCATCGCCGGGCGTTCCAGCGCCGCCGTGCCGATCAAGTGGTTCGTCCGGCGGGAGCCGTTCGCCGTGATCAGCCCCTCCCCCTCGTTCGACGAGGAGATCGCGCTGGCGCCCGGCGGCACGCTCGAACTCGCGCACCGGCACGTCTTCGTCGACCGGGTGTGCGAGCGGGCCGAGCTGGACGAGCTGGGCGAGGAGTTCGCGCTGTGA
- a CDS encoding Gfo/Idh/MocA family protein, with amino-acid sequence MPEPPTPIRVAVAGAGGIASGVHLPALAAAGEDVRVIAVCDLDPARAGELADAHGIPGRYTDLAAMLAAESPDLLVVATPPVAHRDAVVAGLRAGAWVWCEKPPTLSLAEYDEIAACEKEGGPYAAYVFQHRFGSAARRLRRHVATGELGRPYVAVCNTLWYRGHDYFEVPWRAKWATEGGGPTMGHGIHQMDLLLDLLGDWDEVHAVAATLSRRTETEDVSFAVVRFANGAVGSIVNSVLSPRETSYLRFDFTDATVEVEHLYGYDNSHWRWTPAPHVTDQDRIAGWPPEEDVRSSHRAQLDALLAAMRAGERPAASGADGRRVMELITGMYQSAFTGRPVTRAELCPPNPFYQALNGGDPARAAAVLRREHEESSSRD; translated from the coding sequence GTGCCCGAACCGCCCACCCCGATCCGGGTCGCCGTCGCCGGAGCCGGCGGCATCGCGAGCGGCGTCCACCTGCCCGCCCTGGCCGCCGCGGGCGAGGACGTGCGCGTCATCGCCGTCTGCGACCTCGACCCCGCCCGCGCCGGGGAACTGGCGGACGCCCACGGCATCCCCGGCCGCTACACCGACCTGGCCGCCATGCTGGCCGCCGAGAGCCCGGACCTGCTCGTCGTCGCCACGCCGCCGGTCGCGCACCGGGACGCGGTCGTCGCCGGCCTGCGGGCGGGCGCGTGGGTGTGGTGCGAGAAGCCGCCCACGCTGTCGCTCGCCGAGTACGACGAGATCGCCGCCTGCGAGAAGGAGGGCGGCCCGTACGCGGCCTACGTCTTCCAGCACCGCTTCGGCAGCGCCGCGCGCCGGCTGCGGCGGCACGTCGCCACGGGCGAGCTCGGCCGGCCGTACGTCGCCGTGTGCAACACGCTGTGGTACCGCGGCCACGACTACTTCGAGGTGCCCTGGCGGGCCAAGTGGGCGACCGAGGGCGGCGGCCCCACCATGGGCCACGGCATCCACCAGATGGACCTGCTGCTCGACCTGCTCGGCGACTGGGACGAGGTGCACGCGGTGGCCGCCACGCTCAGCCGCCGCACCGAGACCGAGGACGTCTCGTTCGCCGTCGTCAGGTTCGCGAACGGCGCGGTCGGCTCGATCGTCAACAGCGTCCTGTCCCCGCGCGAGACGAGCTACCTGCGCTTCGACTTCACCGACGCCACGGTCGAGGTCGAGCACCTGTACGGCTACGACAACTCCCACTGGCGCTGGACGCCCGCGCCGCACGTCACCGACCAGGACCGGATCGCCGGCTGGCCGCCCGAGGAGGACGTGCGCAGCTCGCACCGGGCCCAGCTCGACGCGCTGCTCGCCGCGATGCGCGCGGGCGAGCGCCCGGCCGCCTCCGGGGCCGACGGGCGGCGGGTCATGGAGCTGATCACCGGGATGTACCAGTCGGCCTTCACCGGCCGTCCCGTGACCCGGGCCGAGCTGTGCCCGCCCAACCCCTTCTACCAGGCGCTCAACGGCGGCGACCCGGCCCGCGCCGCCGCCGTCCTGCGCCGCGAGCACGAGGAGAGCAGCAGCCGTGACTGA
- a CDS encoding TetR/AcrR family transcriptional regulator, with amino-acid sequence MTKRRRVPAMAPEDRRAVLIAATVPLLRAHGTALSTRQIAEAAGVAEGTIFGVFPDKASLLRAALMSAFDPRSAVDALAAIDPALDLRERLRRAVTLLREGMSANARLMAAPRELMADDAEFHQRMFDSRRRIAAGLAALMEPDRDRLRRAPEAAAHLLLMLIAVRVHHGLAMGDFGDMDDEEIVSVLLDGLLVRPLPTPSTESAP; translated from the coding sequence ATGACGAAACGGCGAAGAGTGCCGGCCATGGCGCCGGAAGACCGTCGTGCCGTGCTCATCGCCGCCACGGTTCCCCTGCTGCGCGCGCACGGCACCGCGCTCAGCACCCGGCAGATCGCCGAGGCCGCGGGCGTCGCCGAAGGGACGATCTTCGGCGTCTTCCCCGACAAGGCCTCGCTGCTGCGCGCCGCGCTGATGAGCGCGTTCGACCCGCGCTCCGCGGTGGACGCGCTGGCGGCCATCGATCCGGCGCTGGACCTGCGCGAACGGCTGCGCAGGGCGGTCACGCTGCTGCGCGAGGGCATGAGCGCCAACGCCAGGCTCATGGCCGCGCCGCGAGAGCTCATGGCCGACGACGCCGAGTTCCACCAGCGGATGTTCGACAGCCGCAGGCGCATCGCGGCCGGCCTCGCCGCCCTCATGGAGCCCGACCGCGACCGCCTGCGCCGCGCTCCCGAGGCCGCCGCGCACCTGCTGCTCATGCTGATCGCGGTGCGCGTGCACCACGGCCTCGCCATGGGCGACTTCGGTGACATGGACGACGAGGAGATCGTCTCCGTCCTGCTCGACGGGCTGCTCGTGCGGCCCTTACCCACCCCATCGACAGAAAGCGCCCCTTGA